The Bartonella birtlesii IBS 325 genome has a window encoding:
- a CDS encoding ATP-grasp domain-containing protein codes for MSKPILIVDPFSTGALYGPALQKLGYTCYGVASQPALFSHFMLSYQGEGMAEAKLHSVDEIKQRFPVGAIEAVVAGAEISIYCAEQLAAYYGCLGNNPLTTDWRRKKATMQKRLCENGLSYIRSKILTKDDCILDGFESLSGYVVKPNDSSGSDGVLFFSSREEVMAWVSRIDWMQKNIFGAPNEAYLLQERLVGEEYIVDAVVNGEAIKICALSRYKKGIHNGSAFVYESLDVLDAQDPLYAALISYAKQCIRVLGIEYGPAHMEIMQTAHGPVMIEVGARLHGGIAPTLFAHCYEDDLLESSVNLIAGVFSEAPSCFKKKGRIIFLINKVDGRIIKDINLWQQKLHSWKNVVHFMLFFKENEPLPPTIDLNTCPAIIAIWGRSDDELSTLERLIRSNFL; via the coding sequence ATGAGCAAACCCATTCTTATTGTCGACCCTTTCTCTACAGGTGCTCTCTATGGTCCTGCTTTGCAAAAATTGGGCTATACCTGTTACGGTGTTGCATCTCAACCAGCTCTTTTTTCTCATTTTATGCTTTCTTATCAGGGTGAGGGCATGGCAGAAGCGAAGCTTCATAGTGTGGATGAGATAAAGCAGCGTTTTCCAGTCGGTGCGATAGAAGCCGTGGTAGCGGGTGCTGAGATAAGTATTTATTGTGCAGAACAATTGGCTGCTTACTATGGTTGTCTTGGAAATAATCCTTTGACCACTGATTGGCGGCGGAAAAAGGCGACGATGCAAAAGCGCCTTTGTGAAAATGGTTTGTCTTACATTCGGTCAAAAATTCTTACAAAAGATGATTGTATTCTCGATGGTTTTGAAAGCCTCAGCGGCTATGTGGTGAAGCCGAATGATTCTTCTGGGAGTGATGGTGTTTTGTTTTTTTCCAGCCGCGAGGAAGTGATGGCGTGGGTTTCTAGGATCGACTGGATGCAGAAGAATATTTTTGGTGCACCTAACGAGGCTTATTTGCTTCAAGAAAGATTGGTGGGAGAGGAATACATAGTAGACGCTGTTGTAAATGGAGAAGCAATAAAGATATGTGCTTTATCGCGATATAAAAAGGGTATCCATAATGGGAGTGCCTTTGTTTATGAATCGCTTGATGTGCTTGATGCTCAAGATCCCCTTTATGCTGCTCTTATCTCTTATGCAAAACAGTGCATTCGCGTGCTGGGGATTGAATATGGGCCCGCGCATATGGAAATTATGCAAACCGCCCATGGTCCAGTCATGATAGAAGTGGGAGCCCGCCTCCACGGGGGAATTGCGCCCACCTTGTTTGCTCATTGTTATGAAGATGATTTACTTGAAAGCTCCGTTAATCTTATTGCGGGAGTGTTTTCGGAAGCGCCAAGTTGTTTTAAGAAAAAGGGGCGTATTATCTTTCTTATCAACAAGGTTGACGGCCGTATCATAAAAGATATTAACCTATGGCAGCAAAAGCTTCATTCTTGGAAAAATGTAGTTCATTTTATGCTCTTTTTTAAAGAAAACGAGCCTCTTCCTCCAACAATCGATTTAAATACCTGCCCAGCCATTATAGCAATTTGGGGCCGGAGTGATGATGAATTATCGACCTTAGAGAGATTAATTCGTAGCAATTTTTTATAA
- a CDS encoding MFS transporter, whose protein sequence is MRKQLMFRFYGLVVVLYLSDMVLFLSNLWNVYRITSSSVFLGVSMALGTLTPYFLKKSGLIRIKSSLRLVDLYKRRIIIYSLLILIALFHYADSPFGFIAVSISIGYLSLITLSTLETYNTKLALKGYISAQKASRIMQTVVQIGAFLGAALSGYLLEATSLRGVAAGVGYNGLIAALCVFDIIVSLVAGYVIFHDEYSATGVVPSATEKKLTPMPQADRLSLELKLLCVCIGLIGFHICAYNTLATILFQSVKNFSSEYYGLCSAVAGVGAFLAAFIKIPRFEFILPALMLGMADLIFSTTQSPYLAVVFCFFIGFSMNTMRINARKHMIEATQTETQAELVGSYSGMLYTISQSAGYVILGLLTSPALMGPQAAIYLLPLIGLIIFIYVLFLLARRAKV, encoded by the coding sequence GTGCGCAAACAGTTGATGTTTCGGTTTTATGGGCTTGTTGTTGTGCTGTATCTTTCTGATATGGTGCTATTCTTAAGTAATCTTTGGAACGTTTATCGCATAACATCTTCATCGGTTTTCTTGGGTGTGTCCATGGCTTTGGGAACCCTTACACCCTATTTTTTGAAAAAAAGCGGGCTTATCCGCATTAAGTCTTCTCTGAGGTTGGTAGATTTATATAAAAGGCGGATCATCATCTATAGCCTTCTTATATTAATTGCTCTTTTTCATTACGCTGATTCTCCTTTTGGTTTTATTGCTGTATCTATCTCTATCGGTTATCTCTCTTTGATCACCTTAAGTACGCTCGAGACTTATAATACCAAACTAGCGCTTAAAGGTTATATTAGCGCTCAAAAGGCTTCCCGCATTATGCAAACAGTGGTGCAGATTGGTGCATTTTTGGGAGCAGCACTTAGTGGTTATCTCTTAGAAGCAACTAGTCTGCGAGGGGTAGCAGCTGGGGTTGGCTATAATGGTTTGATTGCGGCACTTTGTGTGTTTGACATCATTGTAAGCCTTGTGGCCGGATATGTCATTTTTCACGATGAATATAGTGCTACAGGCGTTGTACCATCTGCAACCGAGAAGAAGCTAACACCCATGCCGCAAGCAGACAGGCTCTCTCTTGAACTTAAACTTTTATGCGTCTGCATAGGCCTTATCGGTTTTCATATTTGCGCCTATAATACACTGGCGACTATTCTTTTTCAGAGTGTGAAAAATTTTAGCTCTGAATATTATGGGCTTTGCAGTGCGGTTGCGGGTGTGGGCGCTTTTTTAGCTGCTTTTATCAAAATTCCCCGCTTTGAATTCATCCTTCCAGCCCTTATGTTGGGTATGGCTGATCTCATTTTTAGCACCACCCAATCACCCTATTTGGCTGTGGTCTTTTGCTTTTTTATTGGCTTTTCGATGAACACCATGCGGATTAATGCCCGCAAACATATGATTGAAGCGACCCAGACAGAGACTCAAGCAGAGCTTGTGGGAAGCTATAGCGGCATGCTTTATACTATCTCCCAATCAGCGGGTTATGTTATCCTTGGTCTTCTTACAAGCCCCGCTCTTATGGGACCACAGGCGGCCATTTATCTTCTACCCCTTATAGGGTTGATAATCTTTATTTATGTCCTTTTTCTTTTAGCGCGGCGAGCCAAGGTATGA
- a CDS encoding class I SAM-dependent methyltransferase, with translation MLQAIQLQNEKFDGLADDYDRYRPRYPLTLFKTMLFPFKDKKHFSIVDVGAGTGIALEGIVKLLGNEHQYHAIDVSVDMIKQGKRKFPFVQWYHGKAESLLPQIGKIDIVVAAQAFQWMDRPLLLSTVSNQLQTGGVMAVIQNNRDFQNSQFLAAYETLLEEMSPNYCRYYRNFDFLQEMRDGLGANPEKVALHTHNWTMTIPSEAFMGMSRSSTQAQRAITNHGERYLQQLVALIKKYEIQGNLELLYRSELYIYTK, from the coding sequence ATGCTACAAGCTATTCAACTGCAAAATGAAAAATTTGATGGATTGGCTGATGATTATGATCGCTACCGTCCACGTTATCCTCTCACTTTATTTAAAACCATGCTGTTTCCTTTTAAGGATAAAAAGCATTTTTCTATCGTGGATGTGGGCGCTGGAACAGGCATTGCATTAGAGGGAATTGTCAAACTTCTAGGAAATGAACACCAATATCATGCTATTGATGTATCAGTAGATATGATTAAGCAGGGGAAAAGAAAATTTCCTTTTGTGCAGTGGTATCATGGTAAAGCTGAAAGCCTCTTGCCTCAAATCGGCAAAATTGATATTGTTGTTGCAGCGCAAGCTTTTCAGTGGATGGATCGCCCTCTATTACTTAGTACTGTCTCAAATCAACTTCAAACTGGAGGTGTTATGGCGGTTATTCAAAACAATCGCGATTTTCAAAATAGTCAATTTTTAGCCGCTTATGAAACATTGTTAGAAGAAATGAGTCCTAACTATTGCCGTTATTATCGTAATTTTGATTTTTTACAAGAAATGCGTGATGGTCTTGGTGCAAATCCAGAAAAGGTTGCTTTACATACACACAATTGGACGATGACAATCCCATCCGAAGCTTTTATGGGCATGAGTCGTTCTTCAACGCAAGCGCAACGCGCCATTACCAACCATGGAGAAAGATATTTGCAGCAATTGGTTGCATTGATAAAAAAATATGAAATACAAGGAAATTTAGAACTTTTGTATCGAAGTGAACTCTACATCTATACAAAATAA
- a CDS encoding MFS transporter, producing the protein MFIANLKERAALFENRTFLYFTLSGLFATFGNGLNYIALSWLAYSQTNSIRGVALLMFFLWMPSILFAPFLGVLADKYNRKMQIVVSNLVRGLVLVFWVMLWQLGIEIDLMILSALLGIFISFYMPSAVPLIQSIVPKKQLINANATIDMVYELGTIIGMGFSGFILACAGTKETLLIGGIFFVIAGLFNFAMKVPKTRRSKSQNKINWWKNYTTSLRYFKQNPVLFMPYISQMIIMMLLMTIPVILVPYTQEVLNADSGTFAIFEALYSLGVFTGALFSPFFCTILSIRKTLAFLLAVMAIGLAILSVNTYKLVVFPVYFMIGFGLSSWALSISLSQLSCDPQYQGRLQASFNGISGCCILGLYLFMARDTNSISCQSVYFFQSIIAGVGMLIVLFYRNEKY; encoded by the coding sequence ATGTTCATTGCAAATTTGAAAGAACGTGCTGCTTTATTCGAGAATAGAACTTTCCTTTATTTTACCCTGAGCGGTTTGTTTGCTACATTTGGAAATGGGCTAAATTATATTGCATTATCGTGGCTTGCCTACAGTCAGACGAATTCAATTCGTGGTGTAGCGCTTTTAATGTTTTTTCTCTGGATGCCTAGCATTCTTTTTGCACCTTTTTTGGGTGTGTTGGCGGATAAATACAATCGTAAAATGCAGATCGTCGTTTCAAATCTTGTCAGAGGTTTGGTGCTTGTGTTTTGGGTAATGCTTTGGCAATTGGGTATAGAAATTGATTTGATGATCTTATCTGCTTTGTTGGGTATTTTTATTTCTTTTTATATGCCATCAGCTGTTCCTTTAATCCAAAGTATCGTTCCTAAAAAACAGCTGATCAATGCAAATGCAACAATCGATATGGTTTATGAACTTGGTACCATAATAGGTATGGGGTTTAGTGGATTTATACTCGCCTGTGCAGGAACAAAAGAAACACTTCTGATAGGCGGTATATTTTTTGTTATTGCTGGTTTATTTAATTTTGCAATGAAAGTACCTAAAACCCGAAGATCTAAAAGTCAAAATAAGATCAATTGGTGGAAAAATTATACAACATCCCTTCGTTATTTTAAGCAGAATCCGGTTCTTTTTATGCCTTATATAAGCCAGATGATTATTATGATGCTGTTAATGACCATCCCTGTTATTCTCGTTCCTTATACACAAGAGGTCTTAAATGCGGATAGCGGGACATTCGCAATATTTGAGGCGCTTTATTCTCTGGGCGTATTCACTGGTGCGCTTTTTTCTCCATTTTTTTGTACAATTTTATCCATAAGAAAAACATTGGCATTTTTATTAGCTGTTATGGCTATCGGTCTTGCTATTCTGTCTGTCAACACATACAAGCTTGTTGTTTTTCCTGTTTATTTCATGATTGGATTTGGGCTTTCAAGTTGGGCTCTTTCAATTTCTTTATCTCAACTCTCTTGTGATCCCCAATATCAAGGAAGATTGCAGGCAAGTTTTAATGGTATTTCTGGGTGTTGTATCCTTGGATTATATCTATTCATGGCAAGAGATACCAACAGCATCTCATGTCAGTCTGTATATTTTTTTCAAAGTATTATTGCGGGTGTTGGAATGCTCATCGTCTTATTTTACAGAAATGAAAAATACTAA